A window of Fusobacterium sp. DD2 genomic DNA:
GTAGGAGATGGGTTTAGAAGTCTAGAAGAAGGACAAGCAGTAACTTTTGAAGTAACAGAAGGAAAAAAAGGGCCAATGGCTGTAGATGTAAAAACTGCTTAATTTCATCTTTAATATAAAAATTAATTTTTTACCAAAAATAAAGGG
This region includes:
- a CDS encoding cold-shock protein: MLKGTVKWFNKEKGFGFLTSDEGADYFVHFTGIVGDGFRSLEEGQAVTFEVTEGKKGPMAVDVKTA